The proteins below come from a single Parageobacillus thermoglucosidasius genomic window:
- a CDS encoding DUF4242 domain-containing protein has product MALYLVESILTGAVKDKEVFEKKVSEIREELSKNGANLIEVQVSKDFSRAFFIFESEGRNIINDRLRRLGIPVTLIKPVRLVGKDIEEVKKEADTVNYVVEWNLPENLTMEEYLDRKKKNSVHYAEVPEVTFSRTYVCEDMTKCLCFYHAPDEQAVKKAREAVKAPIDTVTEILPNK; this is encoded by the coding sequence ATGGCGCTTTACTTAGTGGAATCGATTTTAACCGGGGCGGTAAAAGACAAAGAAGTGTTTGAAAAGAAAGTTTCCGAGATTCGGGAAGAGCTAAGCAAAAACGGCGCAAATCTTATTGAAGTCCAAGTTTCCAAAGATTTTTCAAGAGCATTTTTCATTTTTGAAAGCGAAGGACGAAATATTATTAATGATCGCTTAAGACGGTTAGGCATTCCTGTTACTCTTATTAAACCAGTCCGTTTAGTAGGGAAGGATATCGAAGAAGTCAAAAAAGAAGCAGACACCGTAAACTACGTAGTGGAATGGAACCTTCCTGAAAATCTCACCATGGAAGAATATTTGGACAGAAAGAAAAAGAATTCCGTGCACTATGCAGAAGTACCGGAAGTCACCTTCTCAAGAACGTATGTATGCGAAGATATGACAAAATGCCTTTGCTTCTATCATGCTCCGGATGAACAAGCCGTCAAAAAAGCCCGTGAAGCAGTGAAAGCACCGATTGATACGGTCACAGAAATTTTGCCAAATAAATAA
- a CDS encoding ABC transporter ATP-binding protein — translation MTDILTARNIKKTYSSGHRALNGVSISIKKGECVGLAGESGSGKSTLARCLLMLEKLDEGEIFLQDQPLHLMPKKEIRKIRRHMQAVFQNPAAALNPKRKIIDSLMEALDAYPHVNPVYLQDVRDNRELCANRLLEMVGIASRYLYCYPHELSGGQKQRVAIARAISIQPSVIIFDEPTASLDVYTQGKILTLLKELQEQLELSYLFISHDLSAVCFLSERILVMKNGEFVDHFQKDDLFSPHRHPYTKQLSLTW, via the coding sequence ATGACAGATATATTAACGGCGAGAAACATAAAAAAAACTTATTCTTCAGGCCATCGGGCACTAAACGGGGTGTCGATATCGATAAAAAAAGGCGAATGCGTTGGGCTTGCCGGCGAAAGCGGCAGCGGCAAAAGCACATTGGCGCGCTGTTTGCTCATGCTTGAAAAGCTGGACGAAGGAGAAATTTTTTTACAGGATCAACCATTGCATCTGATGCCAAAAAAAGAAATCCGCAAAATTCGCCGCCATATGCAAGCAGTGTTTCAAAACCCGGCCGCGGCTTTAAACCCAAAACGAAAAATTATTGATTCTCTCATGGAGGCGCTGGATGCATACCCTCATGTGAATCCTGTTTATCTGCAAGATGTAAGAGATAACCGGGAATTATGCGCGAACCGATTGCTTGAAATGGTTGGGATAGCGAGCCGCTACCTTTATTGTTATCCCCACGAATTAAGCGGAGGCCAGAAACAGCGAGTAGCTATTGCCCGGGCGATTAGCATCCAGCCGTCTGTCATCATTTTTGATGAGCCGACGGCCAGCTTAGATGTATATACACAAGGGAAAATATTAACTCTTTTAAAGGAACTGCAGGAACAATTAGAATTATCCTATTTGTTTATTTCCCATGATCTTTCTGCAGTCTGTTTTTTAAGCGAACGCATTTTGGTGATGAAAAATGGGGAGTTTGTCGATCACTTTCAAAAGGACGATTTGTTCTCTCCACATCGCCATCCTTACACAAAACAACTATCACTTACTTGGTGA
- a CDS encoding ABC transporter permease, translating into MNTAKKLTNVIIGFSILIALWQTVIMIGNYEEALFPSPLKVGKGIGLLIANGTLLVHLKVSFIRFLIGYLSAVITAVILGLMLGRLAKLWNIIDPIVQILRPISPIAWSPFIVLWFGIGDIPAIVIIFIAAFFPVLLSTVSAVKKVDRTYLKVAENFEIKQPHLMTKIIFPAAFPFIANGLHIAIGTAWIFLVAGEMVGAQSGLGYLIVDARNSLRLDLVLAGIIFIGILGLILDKAIQLFERWIEKQWGMQPDE; encoded by the coding sequence ATGAACACGGCAAAGAAATTAACCAATGTCATAATAGGATTTTCGATATTAATTGCCCTATGGCAAACCGTGATTATGATTGGAAATTATGAAGAGGCTCTCTTTCCTTCTCCTTTGAAAGTAGGAAAAGGAATTGGGCTGCTGATTGCCAACGGCACTTTATTGGTGCATCTAAAAGTGAGCTTCATCCGGTTTTTGATTGGCTATCTCTCAGCAGTAATTACTGCCGTTATATTAGGGCTCATGTTAGGGCGCCTTGCAAAATTATGGAATATTATTGATCCAATTGTTCAAATCCTAAGGCCTATCTCCCCGATTGCGTGGTCACCCTTTATTGTTTTATGGTTTGGCATCGGGGACATTCCTGCGATTGTGATTATATTCATCGCAGCATTTTTCCCTGTATTGCTTTCTACTGTTTCCGCGGTAAAAAAAGTGGACCGCACATATTTAAAAGTGGCGGAAAATTTTGAGATCAAACAGCCGCATTTAATGACGAAAATTATTTTTCCTGCTGCTTTTCCGTTTATCGCCAATGGACTTCACATTGCAATCGGCACCGCTTGGATTTTTCTCGTTGCCGGAGAAATGGTCGGCGCCCAGTCCGGATTAGGGTATTTAATCGTCGACGCGAGAAATTCATTGCGTTTGGATCTTGTTTTAGCCGGAATCATCTTTATCGGCATCTTGGGGCTTATCCTTGATAAAGCCATCCAATTATTCGAAAGATGGATAGAAAAACAATGGGGAATGCAGCCGGATGAATAA
- a CDS encoding MATE family efflux transporter: protein MTHRAYLSLAIPLIISTITTPLLGAVDTAVVGQLSDPAYIGGVAVGTMIFNTMYWLFGFLRVSTSGFAAQAHGAQDSKQCFFYLVRPFLIALAIGLTFILFQWPIKHAALTLIDPDEKVTAFADEYFSIRIWGAPFVLANYVILGWLIGISRVKISLFLQVFMNLSNIALDLLFVNILHQDVKGVATATFISEAAAFLLGMYIVLKLSKIRFSAIFHSKLWNLGELKKMMAVNRDLFIRTICLLAVLNVFTARGASFGTEILAANAVLIQIHYIMAYFLDGFANASSILVGKAVGANDETLYKRTLSLSSQWAVISPLFMMLIYILFKNSIISVFTKNQEVIELASSYSIWITIFPLAASFGLILYGVFTGATVTAPIRNSMLISLALYIVFLLIFIPVFHNHGLWLAFIVFSLGRSLFLAMYVPMLNRTLFQK from the coding sequence ATGACGCATCGAGCATATCTTTCTCTGGCGATCCCGCTTATTATTTCAACGATTACGACTCCGTTATTAGGTGCTGTCGATACGGCCGTAGTGGGGCAGCTTTCCGATCCGGCATATATTGGCGGTGTGGCTGTAGGAACGATGATTTTTAACACAATGTATTGGTTGTTTGGCTTTTTGCGGGTCAGTACGTCTGGTTTTGCCGCCCAAGCCCATGGTGCCCAAGATTCCAAACAGTGCTTTTTCTATTTAGTAAGGCCGTTTCTTATTGCGTTAGCCATTGGCCTCACATTTATCCTTTTTCAATGGCCGATTAAGCATGCCGCTTTAACGCTTATTGATCCGGATGAGAAAGTAACGGCATTCGCTGATGAATATTTTTCGATCCGCATTTGGGGAGCTCCTTTTGTGCTGGCAAATTACGTCATTCTTGGCTGGCTTATCGGAATCTCCCGTGTCAAAATATCTTTATTTTTACAAGTATTCATGAATTTATCCAATATTGCCTTGGATTTATTGTTTGTGAACATTCTGCATCAGGATGTCAAAGGGGTGGCAACCGCTACATTCATTTCAGAAGCGGCGGCATTTTTGCTTGGCATGTATATTGTCTTAAAGCTTTCGAAGATTCGTTTTTCCGCCATTTTCCACAGCAAGCTGTGGAATCTAGGAGAATTGAAGAAAATGATGGCAGTCAACCGGGATTTGTTTATTCGGACGATTTGCTTATTAGCGGTGTTGAATGTGTTTACGGCAAGAGGTGCGTCTTTTGGCACCGAGATACTGGCCGCCAATGCTGTTCTGATTCAAATCCATTACATTATGGCATACTTTTTAGACGGATTTGCCAATGCGAGCAGTATTCTTGTCGGAAAAGCCGTCGGCGCAAACGACGAAACGTTGTATAAGCGCACTTTATCTCTGTCCTCGCAATGGGCGGTTATTTCCCCTTTATTTATGATGCTGATTTATATACTGTTTAAAAATTCAATCATTTCTGTGTTTACGAAAAATCAGGAGGTGATTGAACTGGCAAGCTCCTATAGTATTTGGATCACGATCTTTCCGCTTGCGGCAAGTTTCGGTTTAATCCTTTACGGTGTTTTTACAGGAGCGACGGTGACAGCGCCGATTCGCAATTCCATGTTGATTTCTCTGGCGTTATATATTGTGTTCCTCCTTATTTTTATACCTGTGTTTCATAACCACGGCTTGTGGCTTGCTTTTATTGTTTTCAGTTTGGGCCGGTCTTTGTTTTTAGCCATGTATGTTCCAATGTTAAACAGAACATTATTCCAAAAATGA
- a CDS encoding ABC transporter ATP-binding protein, with the protein MSDPAIIQVENVSKSFPNKGRLEPVLQQISFRIEKGEILSILGQSGCGKSTLLNIIGGFEKPDQGHVILDGNVVERPSRRCVMLFQHYGLLPWRSVLKNVELGLEGLDLTPKQRRKQAFDYLKLVGLHDYAERFPHELSGGMQQRVAIARALAIQPEVILMDEPFAALDTFNRYYLQDELLRLQGKEKTTIILVTHDIDEAVYLSDRILIMSANPGRIHRELKIDTPRPRDRSHGDFQYYRKIILEEFHFHRPAPSMDYNI; encoded by the coding sequence ATGAGCGATCCAGCAATCATTCAAGTGGAGAATGTAAGTAAAAGTTTTCCGAATAAAGGAAGACTTGAACCAGTTCTCCAACAAATCTCCTTTCGTATAGAAAAAGGGGAAATTCTTTCGATCCTTGGCCAGAGCGGCTGCGGAAAAAGCACACTGTTAAACATCATCGGCGGTTTTGAAAAACCGGACCAAGGTCATGTCATTTTGGATGGAAACGTTGTGGAAAGACCAAGCCGGCGATGTGTAATGCTATTCCAGCATTATGGCCTCCTGCCTTGGCGTTCCGTCCTTAAAAATGTCGAGTTAGGTCTCGAAGGGCTGGACTTAACCCCCAAACAACGAAGAAAGCAGGCTTTCGATTATCTTAAACTAGTTGGTTTACATGACTATGCTGAACGCTTTCCCCATGAATTGTCGGGCGGAATGCAGCAGCGAGTCGCGATTGCCCGAGCGCTTGCGATTCAGCCAGAGGTAATCCTGATGGACGAGCCGTTTGCCGCCTTGGATACTTTTAACCGTTATTATTTACAAGATGAACTATTGCGCCTTCAAGGCAAAGAAAAGACAACGATCATTCTTGTGACCCATGATATCGACGAAGCGGTATATTTATCAGACCGGATATTGATCATGAGTGCTAATCCCGGCCGAATCCATAGAGAATTAAAAATTGATACCCCAAGGCCTAGAGATCGAAGTCACGGAGACTTCCAATATTACCGAAAGATTATTCTGGAAGAATTTCATTTTCATCGCCCTGCCCCTTCGATGGATTATAATATTTAA
- a CDS encoding ABC transporter substrate-binding protein: MTKILRTLIISLFITVVVFSLTACNSDNAQSNVNGKRTIKIGYLPITHAVPLYIEKELEKSQSRSFHLELIKFGSWPELMDALNTGRIDGASVLVELAMKAKEQGVDLKAVALGHRDGNVVVTSHDIHSVKDLKGKNFAIPHKFSTHNLLLYQMLKQEGFTYKDVNIVELPPAEMPAALSEGRVSGYAVAEPFGALSVAMNKGKVLFQSEELWKHSVCCALVLRNDFIRNEKKLAQEFVSEYVKAGKKAELKDDYTYEAASKYMNVNKDVLHLSLKWISFNDLKIDKNAYEELRQYMIETGLSKNPPAYREFVDNSLIDKVK; encoded by the coding sequence ATGACGAAAATATTAAGAACATTGATAATTTCTTTATTCATCACGGTGGTAGTTTTTAGCCTGACCGCTTGTAATTCCGACAATGCCCAGTCCAACGTAAACGGAAAGCGGACCATTAAAATAGGATATTTGCCGATTACCCACGCTGTTCCCCTATATATAGAAAAAGAACTAGAAAAAAGCCAGTCCCGATCTTTTCATCTTGAACTTATCAAATTTGGCTCTTGGCCTGAACTGATGGATGCGCTGAATACGGGACGGATTGACGGGGCAAGCGTGCTTGTGGAATTGGCAATGAAGGCAAAAGAACAGGGGGTGGATTTAAAAGCGGTGGCGTTAGGACATAGAGATGGAAATGTCGTTGTGACTTCTCATGATATCCACAGCGTAAAAGATTTAAAAGGGAAAAACTTTGCAATTCCTCACAAATTTTCTACACACAACCTGTTGCTCTATCAAATGCTGAAACAAGAAGGGTTTACATATAAAGATGTGAATATCGTTGAACTGCCTCCTGCTGAAATGCCAGCAGCCCTTTCCGAAGGCAGGGTATCCGGCTACGCAGTGGCAGAACCTTTTGGCGCTCTATCTGTGGCAATGAATAAAGGTAAAGTGTTATTTCAATCGGAAGAACTTTGGAAACATTCTGTGTGCTGCGCACTCGTTTTAAGAAATGACTTTATCCGCAACGAAAAGAAACTCGCTCAAGAGTTTGTGAGTGAATATGTCAAAGCCGGGAAAAAAGCAGAATTAAAAGACGACTACACCTATGAAGCCGCCTCCAAATACATGAATGTTAATAAAGATGTGCTCCATTTATCGTTAAAATGGATTTCATTTAACGATTTAAAAATAGATAAAAACGCATACGAAGAACTAAGACAGTACATGATTGAAACGGGGTTGTCCAAGAATCCTCCGGCTTACCGGGAATTTGTCGATAATTCATTAATAGATAAAGTGAAGTGA
- a CDS encoding ABC transporter ATP-binding protein, with amino-acid sequence MSLLTIRHLDISFRDKPIVRNINFTVRQGEWLTLIGESGSGKSITASAIGGLLPKEMRITAGRILFGNKDLTCLSNKEYRKIRGKEISYVFQDYQNSLTPFMKIGKQMDEMIQAHCSFNKKERREIALQALEDVQLPAKRVYDSYPFQLSGGQLQRASIAMAVMLNPKLLIADEPTTALDSITAAHVLEVIANIQANINCAILFITHDLRQARKYSDAIAVMKQGEIVEIGTKENIIYHPCHPYTKQLWNAVPLIHRSSSAKETDLILK; translated from the coding sequence ATGTCGTTATTGACGATTCGCCACTTAGATATTTCCTTTCGCGATAAGCCGATTGTGCGAAATATCAATTTTACTGTCCGGCAAGGGGAATGGTTAACGTTAATTGGCGAAAGCGGCAGCGGCAAAAGCATAACCGCTTCTGCTATCGGGGGATTGCTTCCAAAAGAAATGCGGATCACCGCTGGCCGTATTCTTTTTGGAAATAAAGATTTAACTTGTTTATCTAATAAAGAATATCGGAAAATACGCGGAAAAGAAATTTCTTATGTTTTCCAAGACTATCAAAACTCATTGACTCCTTTTATGAAAATAGGAAAACAAATGGATGAAATGATCCAAGCCCATTGCTCTTTCAACAAAAAGGAAAGAAGGGAAATTGCCCTTCAAGCATTGGAAGACGTGCAACTTCCCGCAAAACGTGTATATGATAGTTACCCTTTTCAGTTAAGCGGCGGACAGCTGCAACGCGCATCCATTGCAATGGCAGTCATGTTGAATCCAAAATTGCTCATTGCCGATGAGCCGACGACCGCTCTGGACAGCATTACCGCAGCCCATGTGTTGGAAGTGATCGCAAACATTCAGGCAAACATAAACTGCGCTATTTTATTTATTACCCATGATTTAAGGCAGGCTAGAAAATACTCTGATGCCATTGCGGTGATGAAACAAGGAGAAATCGTGGAAATAGGAACGAAGGAAAACATTATATACCATCCTTGCCACCCTTATACGAAACAGTTATGGAATGCGGTTCCGTTGATCCATCGTTCTTCCTCAGCCAAAGAGACGGACTTGATTTTGAAATAG
- a CDS encoding winged helix-turn-helix transcriptional regulator — MKERYDLPCNIAQSLNIIGDRWTLLIIHEILLGHTTFNEIRKALKGISSNLLSDRLKYLEETGLITSTLYSEHPPRYKYMLTKSGKDLEIVFNALIIWGRKHLKKCYKKLVHESCQHEVEVSYYCPRCKTNVEDLAVVEVHSEAIPEKL; from the coding sequence ATGAAAGAGAGATATGATTTGCCTTGCAATATCGCCCAATCCTTGAACATCATCGGGGATCGCTGGACATTGTTGATTATTCATGAAATTTTATTGGGGCATACGACATTTAATGAAATAAGAAAAGCATTAAAAGGGATATCTTCCAATCTTTTGTCGGATCGTTTGAAGTATTTGGAGGAAACTGGCTTGATCACTTCTACTTTATATTCCGAACATCCGCCAAGATACAAATACATGTTGACAAAAAGCGGAAAAGATTTGGAAATAGTGTTCAATGCCTTAATCATTTGGGGCAGAAAACATTTAAAAAAATGTTATAAAAAATTGGTACATGAATCTTGCCAGCATGAAGTAGAAGTTTCTTATTATTGCCCACGATGTAAAACAAATGTGGAGGACTTGGCCGTTGTCGAGGTCCATTCTGAAGCGATTCCCGAAAAGCTGTGA
- the nikA gene encoding nickel ABC transporter substrate-binding protein: protein MLQYGKRIWILLVILLLVGCSQSSSEEGEKSGKELTVLFNFPTSTIDPHLDSNYTAVRAGVGETLVKISEELELEPWLAEKWESKDGQNWMFQIREGVTFHNGKKVDARAVKESLERASKDNPAVKAALKIRKMEADGQRLTIQTEEVFPQFPSELVHPNTAIIDVAEKDFDKKPVGTGPFKVASFEPGVALNVERFEKYWDGKAKLDKATFAFNEDANARQMALRSGDADIVFRPPVENLEQLKAEKAKIESVPGLRTHQLIFNMDSPYMKEENVRKAVDALMDRKEIVEHILNGHAVAAKGPFLADFPFAPSYEEKKSGIEAAEQYFTQAGFQIQNGKLAKDGKPVRFKVLTYSSRPELPLIAQILQAKAKELGIEMEIQQAENIDEYLAANDDWDFATYSSLTAPRGDAAYFLNAAFMPDGALNYANINHPKLTAIIHQLNKTVEANERNKLAKAALKIIDKEMLRSFIVHPNIIVAYRDGVKNWVTSKSEYYILTKELDVEK, encoded by the coding sequence ATGCTTCAATATGGCAAAAGGATATGGATACTTCTGGTTATTTTGCTGCTTGTCGGATGTTCACAGTCATCCTCTGAAGAAGGAGAGAAGAGCGGAAAGGAATTAACAGTGCTTTTTAATTTTCCGACAAGCACCATTGACCCGCACTTAGACAGCAATTATACGGCCGTTCGTGCGGGAGTGGGGGAGACGCTTGTTAAGATTAGTGAAGAGCTGGAATTGGAACCTTGGCTGGCAGAGAAGTGGGAAAGTAAAGACGGCCAAAATTGGATGTTCCAAATTAGGGAAGGTGTCACATTTCATAACGGAAAAAAAGTGGATGCCCGCGCAGTGAAGGAGTCTTTGGAAAGGGCGAGCAAAGATAATCCAGCCGTAAAAGCGGCATTAAAAATCCGCAAGATGGAAGCGGACGGACAACGGTTAACCATTCAAACAGAAGAAGTGTTTCCGCAGTTTCCTTCAGAGCTGGTGCACCCTAATACAGCGATCATTGATGTTGCCGAAAAAGACTTTGATAAAAAGCCGGTCGGCACAGGACCGTTTAAGGTGGCTTCTTTCGAGCCAGGGGTGGCGCTGAATGTTGAACGGTTTGAAAAGTATTGGGATGGCAAAGCAAAGCTTGATAAAGCGACGTTTGCCTTTAACGAAGATGCCAATGCACGGCAAATGGCGCTCCGCTCAGGAGATGCGGATATTGTTTTTCGGCCGCCGGTTGAAAATCTGGAGCAGTTAAAAGCAGAAAAAGCGAAAATAGAATCTGTCCCGGGATTGCGCACACATCAGTTAATTTTTAATATGGATAGTCCATATATGAAAGAAGAGAATGTGCGTAAAGCAGTGGATGCATTAATGGACCGGAAAGAGATTGTTGAACATATTTTAAATGGGCATGCCGTTGCAGCAAAAGGCCCTTTTTTGGCAGACTTTCCATTCGCGCCATCTTATGAAGAGAAGAAAAGCGGAATCGAAGCGGCGGAACAATATTTTACACAAGCAGGCTTTCAAATACAAAACGGGAAGCTTGCGAAAGACGGGAAACCGGTTCGGTTCAAAGTGCTCACATACTCATCACGTCCGGAACTTCCTTTAATCGCGCAAATTCTCCAAGCAAAAGCGAAGGAGCTTGGAATAGAGATGGAGATTCAACAAGCGGAAAATATTGATGAGTATTTAGCGGCAAATGATGATTGGGATTTTGCAACATACAGCAGCTTGACGGCTCCCCGCGGTGATGCGGCATACTTTTTGAATGCGGCATTCATGCCGGATGGAGCGCTAAACTACGCAAATATCAACCATCCAAAGCTAACCGCCATCATTCATCAATTAAACAAAACGGTAGAAGCAAATGAACGGAACAAGCTGGCAAAAGCAGCATTAAAAATCATTGATAAGGAAATGCTTCGTTCTTTTATCGTACATCCGAATATTATTGTTGCTTATCGTGACGGGGTGAAAAATTGGGTGACTAGTAAAAGCGAGTATTACATATTAACGAAAGAGTTGGATGTGGAAAAGTGA
- the nikC gene encoding nickel transporter permease, whose amino-acid sequence MKIIKQNNVMRSRTVPFLLLFAYLLAIVTAPLFAPYDLFEIDLNGRLLKPSAEHLFGTDHLGRDLLSRILAGGQVTVGTGLLVLIIVLLIGVPLGMASGFIGGRFDRYLMRIIDAFLAFPDFIIAIILNGILGPGMWNLIVAIVVAKWGSYARLVRSTVLSEKEKDYILMAVVNGLSTFQIIRKHLLPHVMGNALVLATLDLGKIILLIASLSYIGLGAQPPTPEWGAMLNESTPYFHSSPHLMVIPGIAIMSTVLVSNLVGDALRDRLDVKA is encoded by the coding sequence TTGAAAATAATCAAGCAAAATAATGTAATGCGGTCACGGACGGTTCCCTTTCTGCTTTTGTTTGCCTATTTACTTGCGATCGTGACCGCTCCTCTGTTTGCTCCTTATGATCTGTTTGAAATCGATCTGAATGGACGTCTGCTTAAACCAAGTGCGGAACATCTTTTTGGGACAGATCATCTTGGGCGGGATTTGCTTTCCCGCATATTAGCAGGAGGGCAAGTAACGGTAGGGACAGGGCTTCTCGTATTGATCATTGTGTTGCTGATCGGGGTTCCATTAGGAATGGCGTCAGGCTTTATTGGCGGACGTTTTGATCGCTATTTGATGAGAATCATCGACGCCTTTTTGGCGTTTCCTGATTTTATTATCGCTATTATTCTTAACGGGATTTTAGGTCCTGGCATGTGGAATTTAATTGTAGCGATTGTTGTTGCCAAGTGGGGGAGCTATGCGCGGCTCGTTCGCAGCACGGTGTTATCCGAGAAAGAAAAAGATTACATTTTAATGGCAGTGGTCAATGGCCTGAGCACATTTCAAATCATTCGCAAGCATTTGCTCCCTCATGTAATGGGGAATGCGCTCGTTTTAGCGACGTTGGATCTTGGAAAAATTATTTTGCTGATTGCTTCCCTGTCTTATATTGGCTTAGGAGCACAGCCGCCGACCCCTGAATGGGGGGCGATGCTGAATGAAAGTACACCGTATTTTCACAGCTCCCCCCATTTAATGGTGATTCCAGGGATCGCGATTATGTCAACAGTACTCGTTTCGAATTTAGTTGGCGATGCCTTGCGTGATCGCTTGGATGTAAAAGCGTAA
- the nikB gene encoding nickel ABC transporter permease — MIPITKRLVEFILFLFLLSFISFILIKLAPGDPVKRMLQVDEVSVTKEQIEALREELKFHEPVYIQYWHWLKRFFQFDLGNSYITKQPVLSELLSRFPATLMLTCTSLIVMILISVPLGILSALYKNTWVDHLSRLFALVGSSIPSFWLGLLLIEWFSIKLGILPSMGKGTVKHIILPSLTLGIAMSAVYVRLLRSSLLESWNEDYVKAARARGIKERRIFLSHVFRRALIPVVTIFGMSLGSLISGTVVVEVLFSYPGIGKMVVDAMIRRDYPVIQGYVLFITILIIIINIFVDICYRCLNPEIRLKGVEKR; from the coding sequence ATGATTCCAATAACGAAAAGACTCGTTGAATTCATATTATTTTTGTTTCTGCTTTCTTTCATCAGCTTTATATTGATTAAACTGGCGCCTGGCGATCCTGTCAAACGGATGCTTCAAGTAGATGAAGTGTCCGTCACGAAAGAGCAAATCGAAGCGCTAAGAGAGGAACTGAAGTTTCATGAGCCTGTATACATTCAATATTGGCATTGGTTGAAACGGTTTTTTCAGTTTGATTTAGGCAATTCCTATATAACAAAGCAGCCGGTTTTGTCTGAATTGTTATCGCGGTTTCCCGCGACATTGATGCTCACATGCACTTCTTTAATCGTAATGATTCTGATTTCTGTTCCTTTAGGGATTTTATCTGCGCTCTATAAAAATACATGGGTGGATCATCTAAGCCGTTTGTTTGCACTTGTTGGTTCATCCATCCCCAGCTTTTGGCTTGGGCTTCTTCTCATTGAATGGTTTTCCATTAAACTAGGGATATTGCCGAGCATGGGAAAGGGAACGGTGAAGCATATCATATTGCCATCCCTTACGTTAGGAATCGCGATGTCTGCGGTTTATGTCCGATTGTTGCGTTCCAGTTTATTAGAAAGTTGGAATGAGGATTATGTGAAAGCGGCAAGGGCAAGAGGAATTAAGGAAAGGCGCATCTTTTTATCCCACGTTTTTCGCCGTGCCTTAATTCCCGTTGTTACCATTTTTGGAATGAGCCTCGGAAGTTTAATCAGCGGCACAGTTGTCGTTGAAGTGCTGTTTTCCTACCCGGGAATTGGAAAAATGGTAGTGGATGCGATGATTCGCAGAGATTATCCAGTTATTCAAGGATATGTTTTATTTATTACGATCCTTATTATCATCATCAATATATTCGTTGATATTTGCTACCGTTGTTTAAACCCGGAGATACGTTTAAAAGGAGTAGAGAAACGTTGA